From a region of the Candidatus Jettenia caeni genome:
- a CDS encoding peptidase, which yields MRNIRGNFFRTVPIYLLGLFLLFSSGCTFLSVSLIPSVGPLQEKTVAGMGKDKILITDISGVISTNDEKSGLASLSEEPDILTRIKEELKMAARDKHMKAVILRINSPGGSVTASDMIYHEIERFKEDTGMKVIACIMDLGASGGYYVAVSADKIIAHPTAVTGSIGVIMLNVSIEGLLQKIGVKDATIKTGEHKDMGSPLKTMTEEERKIFQGVLDTMYERFLAVIVKNRNKNGLDLKELKSLADGRIYTAQQAVEHKLVDQIGYLDDAILLAKKEAELTEARVVIYHRPGAYKNNIYSKLTGPHAINLVNFDLRTFVRSGTPSFMYLWAP from the coding sequence ATGAGAAATATAAGAGGTAATTTTTTTCGTACTGTCCCTATCTACCTACTCGGTCTTTTTCTCCTTTTTTCTTCAGGTTGTACCTTTCTTTCTGTTTCTTTAATCCCATCTGTCGGGCCACTTCAGGAAAAAACGGTTGCGGGGATGGGAAAAGATAAAATCCTCATTACGGATATTTCCGGTGTCATTTCTACCAATGATGAGAAGAGCGGTCTGGCAAGTCTTTCTGAAGAGCCTGATATCCTTACCCGTATCAAAGAAGAATTGAAAATGGCGGCAAGGGATAAACATATGAAGGCCGTTATTCTGCGTATCAATAGTCCCGGCGGGTCGGTTACTGCCTCTGATATGATCTATCATGAGATTGAAAGGTTTAAGGAAGATACCGGTATGAAGGTTATTGCCTGTATTATGGATTTAGGGGCATCGGGTGGTTACTATGTGGCCGTATCAGCAGACAAGATTATAGCGCACCCTACTGCGGTTACGGGCAGTATTGGTGTTATTATGCTCAATGTTAGTATCGAAGGGTTATTGCAGAAGATCGGTGTAAAAGATGCTACCATCAAGACTGGCGAGCATAAAGATATGGGGTCACCGTTGAAAACGATGACAGAAGAGGAACGAAAGATATTCCAGGGTGTACTCGATACTATGTATGAAAGGTTTCTGGCAGTTATTGTAAAAAACAGAAATAAAAACGGATTGGACCTGAAAGAGCTGAAATCGCTTGCCGATGGCAGGATTTATACTGCCCAGCAAGCTGTGGAACACAAGCTTGTTGATCAGATTGGTTATTTAGATGATGCTATTTTACTGGCAAAGAAAGAAGCGGAACTAACAGAAGCACGGGTGGTTATATATCACAGGCCAGGGGCTTACAAAAATAACATTTATTCCAAACTAACCGGTCCCCATGCCATTAATCTTGTAAATTTTGATTTGAGGACATTTGTCAGGTCAGGTACACCTTCTTTTATGTACCTTTGGGCACCGTAA
- a CDS encoding peptidylprolyl isomerase, translating to MLIDPKKIYYATMETEKGTIEIQLYPQYAPKTVNNFVFLAREGFYDGIKFHRVISDFMIQGGDPTGTGRGGPGYKFEDEVKGNPLAHETGVISMANAGPNTNGSQFFITHSPQPHLNGKHTVFGKVTSGKDVVDAIRQGDMITKVTIREAEGS from the coding sequence ATGTTGATCGATCCCAAGAAAATTTACTATGCAACGATGGAAACCGAAAAAGGTACGATTGAAATACAACTCTATCCGCAATATGCCCCGAAAACAGTCAACAACTTCGTTTTCCTGGCCCGGGAAGGCTTTTACGATGGCATCAAGTTCCATCGGGTAATCAGCGACTTCATGATCCAGGGCGGTGATCCCACAGGCACCGGTAGAGGCGGTCCCGGATATAAATTCGAGGATGAGGTAAAGGGAAATCCCCTGGCTCATGAGACTGGGGTGATCTCAATGGCCAACGCAGGACCAAATACCAACGGGAGCCAGTTTTTTATCACACACTCACCACAACCACATCTCAACGGTAAACATACTGTCTTCGGTAAAGTAACCAGCGGCAAGGATGTCGTGGATGCAATCCGTCAGGGCGATATGATTACTAAGGTAACTATTCGTGAAGCTGAAGGCTCTTAA
- a CDS encoding transposase — protein sequence MKQQKRDVKKLAGTDKRPLQEQKKKKSKKDYRVRNWSEYTEALRQRGSLDVWIDEGVQEKWNAEPTGQRGSPPTYSDLAITSTLQLGIVFHQRLRQTEGLVKSLFRLMNIPLKVPDYSTLSRRGETVGISLAKEKKENLVLVLDSSGLKVYGEGEWKVRQHGYTKRRTWRKIHLSITPDGEIRAQELTENSTGDSEVVDKLLSQEESRIDTFAGDGSYDKRKVYESCKRRGILRILIPPRKDAKIWQHGNCSTEPHVRDETIRHIRRTSLRQWKERVGYHVRSLVENAIFRFKTIFGDRLYARNLAQQRTEVGIKASFLNRMMKLGMPESYAIS from the coding sequence ATGAAGCAACAGAAACGGGACGTAAAGAAACTAGCAGGAACAGATAAAAGGCCGCTCCAAGAACAGAAAAAGAAGAAATCAAAGAAGGACTACCGGGTAAGAAACTGGTCAGAGTATACAGAGGCATTAAGACAAAGAGGGTCTCTTGATGTATGGATAGATGAGGGGGTACAAGAGAAATGGAATGCAGAGCCAACGGGCCAAAGAGGGTCTCCCCCTACGTATAGTGATCTGGCCATAACATCAACGCTTCAGTTGGGTATCGTATTTCATCAAAGACTTCGTCAAACAGAAGGATTAGTCAAATCACTGTTTCGGCTCATGAATATCCCTCTGAAGGTTCCTGATTATTCAACCCTGTCTCGAAGAGGTGAAACAGTGGGAATTTCTTTAGCGAAAGAGAAGAAAGAGAATCTGGTATTAGTCCTTGATAGCAGTGGGTTAAAGGTCTATGGGGAAGGGGAATGGAAGGTAAGACAGCATGGATATACCAAGAGAAGAACATGGAGAAAGATTCATTTGTCCATTACTCCTGATGGAGAGATAAGAGCACAAGAGCTTACCGAGAATAGTACTGGTGATTCAGAGGTAGTAGATAAGCTTCTAAGCCAGGAAGAGTCAAGGATTGATACCTTTGCCGGTGATGGCTCCTATGATAAGAGGAAGGTCTATGAGAGTTGTAAGAGAAGAGGGATTCTCAGAATACTTATTCCTCCGAGGAAGGATGCAAAGATATGGCAGCATGGCAACTGCAGTACAGAGCCACATGTCCGAGATGAGACGATAAGGCATATCAGAAGAACTTCCCTAAGACAGTGGAAAGAGCGTGTTGGTTACCACGTCCGCTCTCTGGTTGAGAATGCGATATTTCGATTCAAAACCATCTTTGGCGATAGGCTTTATGCCAGAAATCTTGCTCAACAAAGAACAGAAGTAGGTATCAAGGCATCTTTTTTAAACCGTATGATGAAATTAGGAATGCCGGAAAGTTATGCGATCTCATAA
- a CDS encoding thymidylate kinase: MRGKLVVITGIDGSGKTVQTKLLYERLLKEGYPAVTTDFPQYGKTFFADMIVKYLKGEFGSAEIVSPYLASVLYAGDRWECKEQMNTWLREGKIIISNRYVCDNMAHQGGKISDSAQREKFFQWLDILEHAIFAVPRSHLNILLYVPAEIAYRLIEKKEQRTYLGDEKKDIHEEDIHHLRYAQQTFLEIVKGKNNWIMIDCIKNGQLLSEQVIADRIWNVMVDMLIKK, encoded by the coding sequence ATGCGGGGAAAATTAGTTGTTATTACCGGTATCGATGGTAGTGGTAAAACAGTGCAAACAAAGCTTTTGTATGAGCGTTTGCTAAAAGAGGGTTACCCTGCCGTCACTACAGACTTTCCCCAGTACGGTAAAACCTTTTTTGCCGATATGATTGTAAAGTACCTTAAAGGTGAGTTTGGCAGTGCAGAGATAGTAAGTCCATACCTGGCATCAGTGCTTTACGCAGGAGACCGATGGGAGTGCAAAGAACAAATGAATACGTGGTTAAGAGAGGGCAAGATTATCATATCGAACCGCTATGTATGTGATAATATGGCTCACCAGGGAGGAAAAATCAGTGATTCTGCTCAGAGAGAAAAATTTTTTCAATGGTTGGATATCTTAGAACATGCTATCTTTGCTGTCCCAAGGTCTCATTTGAATATCTTGCTCTATGTACCGGCAGAGATAGCGTACCGGCTTATTGAAAAGAAAGAACAGCGCACGTATCTCGGAGATGAAAAAAAAGATATTCATGAAGAGGATATACATCATCTGCGATATGCTCAACAAACCTTTCTGGAAATTGTGAAGGGAAAAAATAACTGGATAATGATCGATTGTATAAAGAATGGCCAATTGCTGTCTGAACAAGTAATTGCTGACAGGATATGGAATGTAATGGTGGATATGTTGATAAAAAAATGA
- a CDS encoding nucleotidyl transferase, translating to MKAMILAAGEGTRVRPITFMLPKPMIPLVRAPVMELIIQHLKSFGIDQIIINTSHLAPLIENYFRDGDRLNVQIAYSFEGKLVDRELRGEALGSAGGMKKVQDFSGFFDGTFMVVCGDAFIDLDISKVLEFHITKKSIATIVLKDIPRSNVYKYGVVQTDDTGRILKFQEKPKIEEAISTVINTGIYIFEPEVFDYIPTGVKYDIANDLFPGLLQANKPVYGVSIPFQWIDIGSIPDYWEASRLILLEKVKGYSIPGHQIKKGIHTGINLKLNLDKLKIVPPVYIGSGTSVGDGAEIRGPTVIGSNCVIDPGAIIRECLISDYTRISSVAKLERKIIFGKNCIDPSGESLDIEEYHIGWVVDDVRKESEISETHKLLIELAKELL from the coding sequence ATGAAAGCTATGATCCTGGCAGCAGGGGAAGGAACGCGGGTAAGGCCAATAACGTTTATGCTTCCCAAACCCATGATTCCCCTGGTAAGGGCGCCAGTTATGGAACTTATTATACAACATCTGAAATCCTTTGGAATTGATCAAATTATTATAAATACCAGTCATCTTGCCCCGCTTATAGAGAATTACTTCCGGGACGGAGATCGCCTGAATGTGCAAATTGCCTATTCATTCGAAGGGAAGCTTGTGGATAGGGAACTCAGAGGAGAAGCCCTTGGCTCGGCTGGAGGCATGAAAAAAGTACAGGATTTTTCGGGATTCTTTGATGGTACTTTTATGGTAGTATGCGGCGATGCATTTATTGATCTTGATATATCAAAAGTCCTGGAATTCCACATAACAAAAAAATCTATTGCAACAATCGTTTTAAAAGATATTCCCCGCTCTAACGTTTATAAATACGGGGTTGTTCAGACGGATGATACAGGGAGGATTTTAAAATTTCAGGAGAAGCCAAAGATTGAGGAAGCAATTTCCACAGTGATTAATACCGGTATCTATATTTTTGAGCCTGAAGTGTTTGATTATATCCCAACAGGTGTTAAATACGATATCGCAAACGACTTATTCCCTGGACTTCTTCAGGCAAACAAACCGGTCTATGGAGTATCTATTCCCTTTCAATGGATAGATATTGGCTCTATTCCTGATTATTGGGAGGCATCACGACTGATTCTCTTAGAGAAAGTGAAGGGATATTCCATACCCGGACATCAGATAAAAAAGGGAATTCATACAGGAATAAATCTCAAATTGAACCTGGATAAACTTAAGATCGTTCCGCCGGTATACATTGGCAGCGGCACAAGTGTTGGGGATGGAGCAGAGATACGCGGTCCTACGGTAATAGGATCTAATTGCGTTATAGACCCTGGGGCAATAATCAGGGAATGCCTTATCAGTGATTACACACGGATAAGTAGTGTAGCAAAACTGGAAAGGAAGATTATCTTTGGTAAAAATTGCATAGACCCGTCGGGAGAATCGCTCGATATAGAAGAGTATCACATTGGATGGGTTGTGGATGATGTCAGAAAGGAATCTGAAATTTCAGAAACTCATAAATTACTTATTGAACTTGCGAAAGAACTTTTATAA
- a CDS encoding carbamate kinase, giving the protein MKDRIIVIALGGNALIREGQKGTIAEQFENIRKSLDGIVYCLKQGYAVIITHGNGPQVGNMLLMSDAGRNQVPELTLSICVADTEGAIGYMIQQSLTNRLRKEGIDRCVVTVVTQVIVDKHDKAFSNPTKPIGPFFTKEEAEYFRQEKGWHIVEDSHRGYRRAVASPNPIGIVEERAIKKLLEAGDIAIAAGGGGIPVVMREDGDLEGVDVVIDKDLASGILARGIKADCLMMLTNVEHAFLNFKQSNEHALGRLTIDDAKKYMKEGHFPPGSMGPKIQAAINFLDWGGRSAIITSLDKVKEALQGNTGTIMVKGL; this is encoded by the coding sequence ATGAAAGATCGAATTATCGTAATTGCCTTAGGAGGAAACGCCCTCATCCGTGAGGGGCAAAAGGGTACTATTGCAGAGCAGTTTGAGAATATCCGGAAGAGTCTGGATGGTATCGTTTACTGCTTGAAGCAAGGCTATGCGGTAATTATTACGCATGGGAATGGACCTCAGGTAGGTAATATGCTGCTCATGTCAGATGCTGGCCGGAATCAGGTACCGGAACTTACCCTCAGTATCTGCGTGGCAGATACTGAGGGCGCAATAGGATATATGATCCAACAATCCTTAACCAATCGGCTGCGAAAAGAAGGAATTGATAGGTGTGTAGTTACTGTCGTTACACAGGTTATTGTCGATAAACATGATAAAGCCTTTTCAAATCCCACCAAACCCATAGGTCCTTTCTTTACGAAAGAAGAGGCGGAATACTTCCGTCAGGAAAAAGGCTGGCACATCGTGGAAGATTCTCATAGGGGATACCGGCGGGCTGTTGCTTCTCCGAACCCTATCGGGATTGTAGAAGAGCGGGCTATAAAAAAGCTGTTGGAAGCGGGTGATATTGCCATAGCAGCCGGCGGCGGTGGCATTCCGGTTGTTATGAGAGAAGATGGAGACCTGGAAGGCGTTGATGTTGTAATTGATAAGGATCTTGCTTCTGGTATTCTGGCGCGGGGTATCAAGGCAGATTGTCTTATGATGCTTACGAATGTGGAACATGCCTTCTTAAACTTCAAACAATCAAACGAACATGCCCTCGGCAGATTAACCATAGATGATGCTAAAAAATATATGAAAGAAGGTCACTTTCCTCCAGGGAGTATGGGCCCAAAAATTCAAGCAGCCATAAATTTCCTGGATTGGGGAGGAAGATCAGCAATCATTACCTCTCTTGATAAGGTCAAGGAGGCATTGCAAGGTAATACGGGTACAATAATGGTAAAGGGTCTATAA
- a CDS encoding helicase — MQKPIDDATRKLAVFEQERNIVVTAGAGTGKTTLLVNRVLHVLLGHKRLQEEESPIQKVVAMTFTEKAASDIKMRLLGELEKIVAVIRGNASEDEKMKGESFLAHIRDTYQVTYREIERRARKSLEDMDKAVIGTIHSFAAYILRLYPVESGVVPGFVVDEGDVFDELFDKEWTQWLDTELTLASPRAHIWKYVLKRLDLGSLKELAKRLSGFTIPFNSLMSSPDDEWRHTILDPLRSEIGKIIPSCEKPKNNLLSQLQELLKILDTIKKQGIRHLNNLEYDLDKKASEAKAGWTNGGFETAQALVKESHNLLKKLKTVDDGFIKVVLDLIIPFAKAFRQTYISQGYVSFDGLLTLTRDLLRNSEYRFIRDKLKSEFRAILVDEFQDTDPVQYEIVLFLSEASGHYSGEACEVVPEPGKLFIVGDPKQSIYSFRRADIEAYEQVVKQICRPNEVLKLQENFRSHSGIIDVINQLFDGRIMIERPGLQPCYIPIHANRPKAHPSQTVEIILVSDNEGKEMKADESREAEAEWIARWIIKQVNNEAIRDELAENRLRKFRYKDVALLLRAFTQVRPYIEAFKRYGIPYLVEGEKYFYTTQEVLDFMNLLRITENPYDTIALAGVLRSPMVGLTDREIYELRIHNLFDYRKDISDLKEDQTNSPPFLTGDQGGLKENDKTLNQPDFIPIVKEFYNLLRKFHARAGILPVSQLIDEIMDNTHIAEITASAWHGEQKLANLRKLYQMACDQEQSDAISLKTFIGRITRRIKEAKEEGESPLADETLDVVKILTIHKSKGLEFPVVILGNLHGEVRNDNEVPGPAVFDWSTSTTGIVIGRGNRQVRNLHSILIEKKLNDRSWEEEKRILYVAMTRAKERLILTGLLKYDDKSYMGLITQSMKKSAGIEFDSEIITSTSSLPADSENSPSSPSTKTPEISSFEKTPKSPPFLKGDKGHSPPFLKGDQGGLKNNSSSRKKISLGNAEIFAEHFKFDGIRRPSKTQREKKWSADWVSWVEIWRKRKQAMDEIKQTPVFISPTSLSAEGISHQEPPPAFSGGVGKIAEDRLNLAMLIGSMCHYVLERWDFHGTREELCRLTESTMGWVFTTQNEDAGVMSTTPIHTSTSVPEEGGSKVYINPSFFSSPGIYEGMVTKSLYTIQARDLEFIKAETFKILLDFIDSEAYRELQSAEILGREVPFLLPWNGQIMRGKIDILYKIDNRIIIAEYKTDTMKTTDLSFAEAVSFAGNSGKNVRAGDQFAEKLGKYRHQKEVYTEAVKRCLNRDNPEFKFIFLRSGKIISV, encoded by the coding sequence ATGCAAAAGCCTATCGATGATGCTACAAGAAAACTTGCGGTATTCGAACAGGAAAGAAATATCGTTGTGACGGCTGGTGCAGGAACCGGCAAGACTACACTTCTGGTAAACCGGGTATTGCATGTACTCTTAGGCCACAAAAGGCTTCAAGAAGAGGAAAGTCCCATCCAAAAAGTGGTTGCCATGACGTTTACCGAGAAGGCTGCCAGCGATATAAAGATGAGATTGCTGGGAGAACTGGAAAAGATTGTCGCTGTTATCAGGGGAAATGCCTCAGAAGACGAGAAGATGAAAGGAGAATCGTTTCTGGCTCACATCCGTGATACCTATCAGGTAACGTATCGTGAGATTGAACGTCGTGCAAGGAAATCCCTTGAGGATATGGATAAAGCCGTTATTGGAACGATTCACAGCTTTGCCGCCTATATCCTGCGCCTGTATCCTGTTGAATCAGGTGTAGTTCCCGGGTTTGTCGTGGATGAAGGGGATGTCTTTGATGAGCTATTTGATAAAGAATGGACACAGTGGCTGGATACAGAGCTTACCCTCGCTTCCCCTCGTGCACATATCTGGAAATATGTACTCAAGCGATTAGACCTTGGGTCGCTTAAGGAATTAGCAAAACGCTTGTCAGGGTTTACTATCCCTTTTAATTCTCTTATGTCAAGCCCTGATGATGAATGGCGCCATACGATACTGGATCCGTTACGAAGCGAGATTGGTAAAATTATCCCTTCCTGTGAGAAGCCAAAGAATAACCTCCTTTCACAACTACAGGAATTATTAAAGATTCTTGATACCATAAAGAAACAAGGCATTCGCCATTTGAACAACCTGGAGTACGATCTTGATAAGAAAGCTTCTGAGGCAAAGGCGGGATGGACAAACGGAGGATTTGAAACAGCACAGGCGCTGGTAAAAGAGAGTCATAATCTATTAAAGAAGTTAAAAACTGTTGATGATGGGTTTATAAAGGTCGTATTAGACCTCATCATCCCGTTTGCAAAGGCTTTTCGGCAAACGTATATATCACAGGGGTACGTCTCTTTTGACGGTCTTCTTACCTTAACCAGGGATTTGCTCCGGAATAGTGAATACCGTTTTATTCGGGATAAACTGAAATCTGAGTTCAGGGCCATACTCGTGGATGAGTTTCAGGATACCGACCCTGTTCAGTATGAAATCGTTCTTTTCCTTTCCGAAGCATCGGGACATTATAGCGGGGAAGCCTGTGAGGTAGTCCCTGAGCCGGGAAAGCTTTTTATTGTTGGCGATCCCAAGCAATCCATTTATTCCTTCCGCAGGGCAGATATTGAGGCCTATGAGCAGGTAGTAAAACAGATTTGCAGGCCGAACGAGGTTTTAAAATTACAGGAAAATTTTAGAAGCCATAGCGGTATCATTGATGTAATAAACCAGTTGTTTGATGGAAGAATCATGATAGAACGGCCTGGCTTGCAACCTTGCTACATTCCAATCCATGCCAATAGACCGAAGGCACATCCCTCACAAACAGTTGAGATCATCCTTGTGTCTGATAATGAGGGAAAGGAGATGAAAGCCGATGAATCGAGGGAGGCTGAGGCCGAGTGGATTGCACGATGGATAATAAAACAGGTAAATAATGAAGCTATAAGGGATGAACTGGCAGAAAATAGACTGCGAAAGTTCCGATACAAGGATGTCGCCTTGCTTCTGCGCGCATTTACCCAGGTAAGGCCGTATATTGAGGCCTTTAAACGATACGGTATTCCTTACCTTGTAGAAGGTGAAAAATACTTCTATACTACCCAGGAAGTTCTCGATTTTATGAATCTCCTCCGTATTACAGAAAACCCTTACGATACAATTGCCCTGGCAGGTGTGCTGCGTTCGCCTATGGTAGGCTTAACCGACCGTGAGATATACGAGCTTCGGATACATAATCTGTTCGATTACCGTAAAGACATCTCGGATCTCAAGGAGGATCAAACAAATTCTCCCCCTTTTCTAACGGGGGATCAAGGGGGATTAAAAGAAAATGACAAAACCCTGAATCAGCCCGATTTTATACCCATAGTAAAAGAGTTTTATAACCTTCTCAGAAAATTCCATGCTCGTGCAGGCATACTTCCCGTTTCTCAGCTTATTGACGAGATTATGGACAATACCCATATTGCCGAGATCACAGCCTCTGCATGGCACGGCGAACAGAAGCTGGCTAACCTCCGGAAACTCTACCAGATGGCATGCGATCAGGAACAATCTGATGCGATCTCTTTGAAAACCTTCATCGGCCGTATAACCAGGCGAATAAAGGAGGCAAAGGAAGAGGGAGAGAGTCCTCTCGCCGACGAGACGCTGGATGTCGTGAAAATCCTGACAATCCATAAATCGAAGGGGTTGGAATTTCCTGTCGTAATCCTGGGTAACTTACACGGTGAAGTAAGAAATGACAATGAAGTCCCGGGTCCGGCCGTATTCGATTGGTCTACATCCACAACGGGCATAGTGATTGGCAGAGGGAACCGGCAGGTAAGGAATCTTCACAGTATTCTCATTGAAAAAAAATTAAATGACCGCTCATGGGAAGAAGAGAAACGGATCCTCTATGTGGCAATGACCAGAGCAAAGGAACGACTCATCCTTACCGGTTTATTGAAGTACGATGATAAATCCTATATGGGACTGATTACACAATCGATGAAGAAATCCGCAGGTATTGAGTTTGATAGCGAAATAATTACGAGCACTAGCAGCTTGCCCGCAGATTCAGAAAATAGCCCTTCATCACCTTCTACAAAAACGCCGGAAATTTCCTCTTTTGAAAAAACACCAAAATCTCCCCCTTTTCTCAAGGGAGATAAAGGGCATTCTCCCCCTTTTTTAAAGGGTGATCAAGGGGGATTAAAAAATAATTCCTCCAGTAGAAAAAAAATCTCTTTAGGAAATGCAGAGATTTTTGCAGAACATTTCAAATTCGACGGTATACGTCGTCCCTCAAAAACCCAAAGGGAGAAAAAGTGGAGTGCTGATTGGGTATCTTGGGTGGAAATATGGAGGAAGCGTAAACAGGCAATGGATGAGATAAAACAAACCCCTGTCTTCATCTCCCCAACGTCCCTCTCCGCGGAAGGGATATCTCACCAGGAGCCCCCCCCTGCTTTCAGTGGCGGAGTCGGGAAGATTGCTGAAGACCGTTTAAACCTTGCTATGTTAATTGGCTCCATGTGTCATTATGTATTGGAGAGATGGGATTTCCACGGGACGAGAGAAGAACTCTGCAGATTAACAGAATCCACTATGGGATGGGTGTTCACCACGCAAAATGAGGATGCAGGAGTTATGTCAACGACTCCGATACATACATCAACTTCTGTTCCAGAAGAAGGGGGTTCTAAGGTTTATATCAACCCTTCATTCTTTTCCTCTCCGGGAATATATGAAGGGATGGTTACAAAATCTCTGTATACAATACAAGCGCGGGACCTGGAGTTTATAAAAGCAGAGACATTCAAAATACTGTTGGATTTTATTGATTCGGAGGCATACAGAGAGCTGCAAAGTGCGGAAATTCTTGGGCGGGAAGTGCCCTTCTTACTTCCGTGGAATGGACAAATTATGAGAGGAAAAATCGATATCCTCTATAAGATAGATAACCGTATCATTATTGCTGAGTACAAGACAGACACGATGAAGACAACAGACCTTTCCTTTGCGGAAGCGGTTTCTTTTGCGGGTAATAGTGGGAAGAACGTTCGTGCCGGCGATCAGTTTGCAGAGAAGTTAGGTAAATACCGCCATCAAAAAGAGGTCTATACTGAAGCAGTAAAGCGATGTCTTAACAGAGACAACCCTGAGTTCAAATTCATCTTCCTCAGATCAGGCAAGATCATATCTGTTTGA